Within the Anaerobacillus sp. CMMVII genome, the region CGTTCCAACAATAGCTGGACCGTTTCCGCGTTCGGCTGTTCAAGTTTGCCATTTTCAAGCTTACTTAAATAGGTAATGGAACATAGGCCTCTGGCCAATTCCTCTTGTGTGATACTTTGTTTCATTCTATTCATAGCGATAATCTTACCGTATTCTAGTGTGGGTTTTAGTTCTATTCTCATCATATTAAACTACAACTCCTTTTTATATTGAAAAATTCCCCAATTTATTTGTGCATAACAACAGAAAATTTGTGTGATTTTTTCAATAGAAAAACAAATTTCTAGTTTTATTTAGTATTCATATCGTTTCAGGGTAAACTTCCTAGCAAAACTGAGGTAACGCATGCCAGGAATCATCATAAGTACTGAAATTCTACTTCTAGATTACATGCAAAAATATAAATATATTATGGCGTTATAAGTATTTATACTTTTCTGATAATTAATTATATGTGAAAACTCGCTAGGGGTAAAGGTGGAAGCACCGGGACGGTTCTCTTGCTTCCTTCGTTTCGCGAAACGAAGGAAGCAGCAGAACCGTCCCCGCGCTTCCCAAAAAAACAACAAGTAGCTGATGTTTAGCTTCTTGTTGTTTTGGTAAATTATTTAGTTATTAATTTTTCGTAGTATTTCTTACCGTTTTCTTCTTTTTCCTCAAAGCCCATTTTCTTTAAGTAATCTATATGGTCAGCGTTTGACGAATAGCTAATTAACCTATTATAGCCTTTATCTAAGAAGTGATCTTTGCTTTCTTCGTAAACAAAGCTTCCAATTTTAAAATCTCTATATTCTGGGATAACAAAATCAAGCTCTACCTTTAAAGTATTTTCATCATACTTAGAACCTATAAACACACCAGCTGGCACCATATTCCGTAAAATATAAAAGCTAACTTCATATGTGTTTGTTTTCAGCTTAGATGGGTCTGTATACTTTTTCAGTCCTTCTTTATAGAAATTTAGGAAATGATTAAAATACTCAGAATCCCTTTCTATTGAGAGTAGCTTAAAGTATTCTTTCTTAGCAGTAGCACTATATATTTTCACAAGATAGTATATGTTAATGAGTGCGATACCTAAGTTCATTAACCCAACTGGCAAAGCACCTATTAAAAATCCATAAAGTGAAAACAAGCTAGACCCTACTAAATTGATCCATCTTAGCTTAATAATTGAACTCATTAATAAAGAAATAAGGACAATAAGGGAAGCTAAATACCCTAACCATTCTAACCAATTATAATCCATTCTTCTTAAAACCCCTTTCAATAAAACACGAAAATAATTATAACACAATATGAACAGGGATAATCTGTAATAGTTTGTCAAAAACGTTAGATGTTAATACATTTCTACCAGAGTTTTATTTGAGGGAAGCGCGGTTCTCGTGCTTCCTTCGTTTCGCGAAACGAAGGAAGCAGCAGAACCGTCCCCACGCTTTCTGTATAAATGGCCTGCTAGTGGATACTTTAAAGGAGAGAAGGGGGGATTTTTGGTCATGTCGAAAGATAAAGGTATTTTACTTATTTGTTGGATTGTAGCCATAGGACTTCTTTTTAGCCTTATACCGAGGCAAAAGCTCAGAAATGCAGTTTTAGCATTTCTTTATAAACAAGTCATTACCTGGCTATTCGGTTTATTTGTAGTAGAAAAAGGCTTAATTAAATATCCAGTTCGTGAATTTAGAAAAGCATACAAAGGAAGTTTCTCATTTGAATACTTTCTTTATCCTACCCTTTGCGCTATTTATAATTTGTACTATCCAGAACATCGCAGTAAACTGATAAAATTTCTATATTTAAACCTCCACGCAGGGGTCATTACTTTAACCGAATTTTTTATTGAAAGATATACTAATCTCATTAAATATGTTAAATGGAAGTGGTATTGGAGTTATCTTACAATGGGGATTAGTTATTACTCATCAAGGCTGTTCTACCGTTGGTTTTTTCGAGATGAGTTATGTGAAAAAAACGGTGAGACAAACCTGTAATGGAAGCACGGGGACGGTTCTCGTGCTTCCTTCGTTTCGGGAAACGAAGGAAGCAGCAGAACCGTCCCCACGCTTTTACTTTCCTTTTTCACCAAAAACTTCAGGAATCATTTTGAACCCATCGATTATGGTATCTTCTACTACTTCGATCATCAGGTAACGTTTACCCTCAAAGTGAATTTGTCGAATGTATCTTAAATCTTGGGGACTAATTGAGACATTTGCGACCTTCGTTTCGATTTTTATTGATTTAGAAGTAT harbors:
- a CDS encoding CBO0543 family protein, yielding MSKDKGILLICWIVAIGLLFSLIPRQKLRNAVLAFLYKQVITWLFGLFVVEKGLIKYPVREFRKAYKGSFSFEYFLYPTLCAIYNLYYPEHRSKLIKFLYLNLHAGVITLTEFFIERYTNLIKYVKWKWYWSYLTMGISYYSSRLFYRWFFRDELCEKNGETNL
- a CDS encoding GNAT family N-acetyltransferase; its protein translation is MDYNWLEWLGYLASLIVLISLLMSSIIKLRWINLVGSSLFSLYGFLIGALPVGLMNLGIALINIYYLVKIYSATAKKEYFKLLSIERDSEYFNHFLNFYKEGLKKYTDPSKLKTNTYEVSFYILRNMVPAGVFIGSKYDENTLKVELDFVIPEYRDFKIGSFVYEESKDHFLDKGYNRLISYSSNADHIDYLKKMGFEEKEENGKKYYEKLITK